A stretch of Castanea sativa cultivar Marrone di Chiusa Pesio chromosome 2, ASM4071231v1 DNA encodes these proteins:
- the LOC142624655 gene encoding transcription factor bHLH104-like isoform X2 yields MDPLAEDWDFLNYSIFDENPSSEFCLPNHSGGVETDLSSGAVALSRQEKDGAEIECSQSRKRGRNDSYSRPGSKACREKLRRERLNDRFLDLCAVLDPDRPVKIDKHAILDDAIRVLNQLRSESQELKETNEKLKEEIKSLKAEKHELREEKLLLKADKERMEQQLKAMAIPPAGFMPGHPAAYHAGPNKMPVFPSYGFVPMWQYMPPAARDTSHDHELRPPAA; encoded by the exons ATGGATCCTTTGGCAGAGGATTGGGATTTTCTCAATTATAGCATCTTCGACGAAAACCCTTCTTCTGAATTCTGTTTGCCTAATCACAG TGGTGGCGTGGAAACCGATTTATCTTCTGGGGCCGTTGCACTGTCGCGGCAAGAGAAAGACGGCGCCGAAATTGAGTGCTCACAGTCACGGAAGAG GGGCCGCAATGATTCATACAGCAGGCCAGGATCTAAAGCTTGTCGTGAGAAATTGCGAAGGGAGAGATTGAATGACAG GTTTCTAGACTTGTGTGCTGTTTTGGATCCTGATAGACCGGTCAAAATTGACAAGCATGCCATACTGGATGATGCCATCAGAGTTTTGAACCAACTAAGATCAGAAtctcaagagcttaaagaaacaaatgaaaaactaaaggaagaaataaaaagCTTAAAG GCAGAGAAGCATGAACTTCGTGAAGAGAAACTCTTGCTGAAGGCAGATAAGGAAAGGATGGAGCAGCAATTGAAAGCTATGGCCATTCCACCAGCTGGGTTTATGCCAGGCCATCCGGCTGCATATCATGCTGGGCCAAACAAGATGCCAGTTTTTCCCAGCTATGGTTTTGTCCCAATGTGGCAATACATGCCTCCAGCTGCTCGCGATACATCTCATGATCATGAGCTCAGGCCCCCTGCTGCTTAA
- the LOC142624654 gene encoding WAT1-related protein At5g07050-like — MATKAGSLGNIYRRFKPQLLMVLAQIGYTFLYFITEASFNHGMNPHVYITYRHIVAGVVMFPFAYFLERKVRPKLTLALLLEIFVLSLLGVGLTLNMYFASLRYTSPTFVASMVNTIASLTFVMAAVLRIEVLDLRNRRGMAKVLGTLISLAGVMTMTLYKGPIMRNLWHPVIHIQGNTATHENWLKGSILTIASCITWSIWYIMQAFTLKRYPAQLSLTTWMSFVGGAQSAVFTVIIEHKPAAWAIGFNIDFWSIVYGGVVVSGLIIFFQLWCTEEKGPVFVTMFNPLSTILVAILAYFVLGEKLYMGSVLGAVIVIIGLYMLLWGKEGDQDVHNNSQEQPCLTCKEQKDNKILLITSADKEVSQCEP, encoded by the exons ATGGCAACAAAGGCTGGTTCCCTTGGGAACATTTACAGGAGGTTCAAGCCACAACTCCTCATGGTTCTTGCTCAGATAGGctatacatttttatattttatcacaGAAGCTTCCTTCAATCATGGGATGAATCCTCATGTCTACATAACTTACAGACACATTGTAGCTGGAGTAGTCATGTTCCCTTTTGCCTACTTTCTTGAAAG AAAAGTGAGGCCGAAGCTGACATTGGCTCTTCTGTTggaaatttttgttctttctctccTTGG GGTGGGTTTGACCCTAAACATGTATTTTGCAAGTTTGAGATACACCTCTCCTACCTTCGTTGCATCAATGGTCAACACCATAGCTTCCCTGACTTTTGTAATGGCGGCTGTACTCAG GATAGAGGTTCTTGATCTTCGAAATCGTCGTGGGATGGCAAAAGTTCTTGGAACTTTGATCTCCTTAGCTGGTGTAATGACCATGACATTATACAAGGGGCCTATCATGAGAAATCTTTGGCACCCTGTAATCCATATTCAAGGAAATACTGCCACACATGAGAACTGGTTAAAGGGTTCTATTCTGACTATTGCAAGCTGCATAACTTGGTCTATATGGTACATCATGCAG GCATTTACATTAAAAAGATATCCTGCCCAACTGTCACTGACTACATGGATGAGCTTTGTTGGAGGAGCACAATCTGCTGTCTTCACAGTCATCATAGAACATAAACCAGCTGCTTGGGCCATAGGATTCAACATTGACTTCTGGTCCATAGTATATGGT GGAGTAGTGGTCTCTGGTTTAATCATATTCTTTCAATTGTGGTGCACGGAAGAGAAAGGACCAGTTTTTGTGACCATGTTTAATCCACTTTCAACAATATTGGTTGCAATTCTAGCATACTTTGTCCTCGGTGAAAAACTATACATGGGCAG TGTACTAGGGGCAGTAATAGTCATCATTGGCCTGTATATGCTGCTGTGGGGTAAAGAAGGTGACCAGGATGTCCACAACAATTCCCAAGAGCAACCTTGCTTGACTTGCAAAGAGCAAAAGGATAACAAAATACTGCTAATTACTTCAGCAGATAAGGAAGTATCACAATGTGAACCTTAA
- the LOC142624012 gene encoding CASP-like protein 5B3 encodes MKDFPGTPGTLTGLVLRISQCIFAVGSIASMATTNNFFNFTAFCYLIASMGLQFIWSFVLAVLDTYAFVRKKALHNPVLVSLFVVGDWVTATLSLAAASASAGITVLYLNDLKSCNLGVECQKYQMSVALAYLSWVTIAISSLIMLWLLAAG; translated from the exons ATGAAGGACTTTCCTGGTACACCTGGGACTCTGACTGGCCTTGTTTTGAGGATTTCACAGTGCATATTTGCTGTTGGGTCAATTGCTTCTATGGCCACCACcaacaatttctttaatttcacAGCTTTCTG cTACCTCATTGCTTCAATGGGTTTGCAATTCATCTGGAGCTTTGTGCTTGCTGTATTAGATACATATGCTTTTGTGAGAAAGAAGGCCCTGCATAATCCTGTTTTGGTTAGCCTCTTTGTGGTTGGAGACTGG GTGACAGCAACACTGTCTCTTGCAGCAGCTTCTGCCTCAGCTGGCATTACAGTGTTGTATCTCAATGACTTGAAAAGCTGCAATTTAGGAGTAGAATGCCAGAAGTATCAGATGTCAGTTGCCTTGGCCTACCTAAGCTGGGTAACAATTGCAATTTCATCTCTAATTATGCTTTGGCTATTAGCTGCTGGTTAG
- the LOC142624655 gene encoding transcription factor bHLH104-like isoform X1: protein MDPLAEDWDFLNYSIFDENPSSEFCLPNHSSGGVETDLSSGAVALSRQEKDGAEIECSQSRKRGRNDSYSRPGSKACREKLRRERLNDRFLDLCAVLDPDRPVKIDKHAILDDAIRVLNQLRSESQELKETNEKLKEEIKSLKAEKHELREEKLLLKADKERMEQQLKAMAIPPAGFMPGHPAAYHAGPNKMPVFPSYGFVPMWQYMPPAARDTSHDHELRPPAA from the exons ATGGATCCTTTGGCAGAGGATTGGGATTTTCTCAATTATAGCATCTTCGACGAAAACCCTTCTTCTGAATTCTGTTTGCCTAATCACAG TAGTGGTGGCGTGGAAACCGATTTATCTTCTGGGGCCGTTGCACTGTCGCGGCAAGAGAAAGACGGCGCCGAAATTGAGTGCTCACAGTCACGGAAGAG GGGCCGCAATGATTCATACAGCAGGCCAGGATCTAAAGCTTGTCGTGAGAAATTGCGAAGGGAGAGATTGAATGACAG GTTTCTAGACTTGTGTGCTGTTTTGGATCCTGATAGACCGGTCAAAATTGACAAGCATGCCATACTGGATGATGCCATCAGAGTTTTGAACCAACTAAGATCAGAAtctcaagagcttaaagaaacaaatgaaaaactaaaggaagaaataaaaagCTTAAAG GCAGAGAAGCATGAACTTCGTGAAGAGAAACTCTTGCTGAAGGCAGATAAGGAAAGGATGGAGCAGCAATTGAAAGCTATGGCCATTCCACCAGCTGGGTTTATGCCAGGCCATCCGGCTGCATATCATGCTGGGCCAAACAAGATGCCAGTTTTTCCCAGCTATGGTTTTGTCCCAATGTGGCAATACATGCCTCCAGCTGCTCGCGATACATCTCATGATCATGAGCTCAGGCCCCCTGCTGCTTAA